The proteins below are encoded in one region of Microvirga ossetica:
- the crtI gene encoding phytoene desaturase family protein, with protein MLNPSPPSQVAVVGAGPGGLASAMLLARKGVPVTVFERDPAVGGRTRTIHAPGGYKFDIGPTFFLYPRVLKDIFEACGERLEDHIELRRLDPQYHLIFEGGGSIRATYDLDRLEREIGRLAPADARNVRRFLDDNRKKLEAFRPVLEQSFSSPADLFSPAMLAALPKLRPFSSVDSDLKRYFADPRVRLAFSFQTKYLGMSPFQCPSLFTILSFLEYEHGVFHPIGGCGAVSEAMANVARKMGVDIRLDTPVERIVYDDGEAVGLEAGGKRFAAAAVVVNGDFGHAMGRLVPEAMRPRWKNRKLDRAKISCSTFMLYLGIEGDVGDLAHHTILLSRDYERNIHEVTNGILPAEPSIYVQHAGATDPSMAPEGHTSLYVLVPVPNLRCGLEWASEAPRYRSLVLERLKILGLGDLESRIRFERVVTPRAWESEFAVFEGATFNLAHNLTQMLYFRPHNRFGRNVYLVGGGTHPGSGLPVIYEGARITARLLLEDLERRRFGAREPKPATAPIGEAAS; from the coding sequence ATGTTGAATCCCTCCCCACCCTCACAGGTCGCCGTTGTCGGCGCTGGCCCGGGAGGGCTTGCCTCCGCCATGCTGTTGGCGCGCAAGGGCGTGCCCGTCACCGTGTTCGAACGAGACCCCGCTGTGGGGGGGCGTACCCGCACGATCCATGCGCCCGGCGGCTATAAGTTCGATATCGGCCCAACCTTCTTCCTGTATCCGCGCGTTCTGAAGGATATCTTCGAAGCCTGCGGCGAACGGTTGGAGGATCATATCGAGCTCAGGCGTCTCGACCCGCAATACCACCTCATCTTCGAGGGCGGCGGTTCCATTCGCGCCACTTATGATCTGGACCGGCTCGAACGGGAGATCGGTCGACTCGCGCCTGCGGATGCGCGCAACGTGCGCCGGTTTCTCGACGACAATCGCAAGAAGCTCGAAGCTTTCCGGCCGGTGCTGGAGCAATCCTTCTCAAGCCCGGCTGATCTTTTTTCACCGGCAATGCTCGCGGCGCTGCCGAAGCTCCGGCCATTCTCTAGCGTCGACAGCGATCTCAAGCGCTATTTCGCCGATCCGCGTGTGCGCCTCGCCTTCTCATTCCAGACGAAATATCTCGGCATGTCTCCGTTCCAGTGCCCGAGCCTGTTCACAATTCTCTCGTTTCTCGAATATGAGCACGGCGTTTTTCACCCGATCGGCGGCTGCGGCGCCGTCTCCGAGGCGATGGCGAATGTCGCCCGCAAGATGGGCGTCGATATCCGCCTGGACACTCCGGTAGAGCGGATCGTCTACGACGACGGCGAGGCAGTCGGGCTCGAGGCGGGCGGCAAGCGGTTCGCAGCCGCTGCAGTCGTGGTGAACGGAGACTTCGGCCATGCCATGGGTCGCCTTGTCCCGGAAGCCATGCGCCCGCGCTGGAAAAACAGGAAGCTCGATCGCGCAAAGATCTCCTGCTCGACCTTCATGCTCTATCTCGGCATTGAAGGCGATGTTGGCGATCTCGCGCATCATACGATCCTCCTGTCGCGGGACTACGAGCGCAACATCCACGAGGTCACCAACGGGATCCTGCCTGCGGAACCGTCCATCTATGTGCAGCATGCCGGCGCTACCGATCCATCCATGGCGCCGGAGGGCCACACCAGCCTTTACGTGCTCGTGCCGGTGCCCAATCTGCGCTGCGGACTCGAATGGGCCAGCGAGGCGCCGCGCTACCGCAGCCTTGTGTTGGAGCGCCTGAAGATTCTCGGTCTCGGCGATCTCGAGAGCCGCATCCGCTTCGAGCGCGTCGTGACGCCACGGGCTTGGGAAAGCGAGTTTGCGGTGTTCGAGGGCGCTACCTTCAACCTTGCGCACAACTTGACGCAAATGCTCTATTTCCGGCCGCACAATCGCTTTGGCCGCAATGTCTATCTAGTCGGCGGCGGAACCCATCCCGGCAGCGGATTACCCGTGATCTATGAAGGCGCGCGCATCACCGCACGCCTGCTGTTGGAGGACCTGGAGCGCCGCAGATTCGGCGCGCGCGAACCTAAGCCGGCAACTGCGCCGATCGGCGAGGCAGCCTCGTAG